One segment of Paraburkholderia sp. PGU19 DNA contains the following:
- the eno gene encoding phosphopyruvate hydratase, with amino-acid sequence MTDSTIAQVRGRRVWDSRGRPTVEVEVMLHSGISGRAIAPAGASTGSGEALDLRDGGTAFGGLDVTNALSNVNGEIARALEGRDVRDQAAIDASLVALDGTPNRSRLGGNAIVATSMAVLHAAAAASRQPLWRYLAGNRPVRLPLPEIQIFGGGAHAARRVDVQDFMIMCPAAGSFTEALEWTAEVYRAAGALMKDAGKLQGVADEGGYWPAFDCNEDALDTLMRAIADTGLQPGKQVGISLDIAASEFGRDGHYTLALDGRTLGTDQMIDMLGRWLDTYPILSIEDPLAEDDLEGFRHFSQSYGSRCQIIGDDFLVTNADRVKAAATQGTLNAVLIKPNQAGTVTEAQEALQAGKTAGFGTIVSARSGETEDVTIAHLSVGWDAGQLKVGSFSRSERMAKWNEVLRIEEALGPQARFCGWSALPFTDRPH; translated from the coding sequence ATGACTGATTCAACGATCGCCCAAGTACGCGGCCGACGCGTGTGGGACTCGCGCGGCCGCCCGACGGTAGAAGTCGAGGTCATGTTGCACAGCGGCATAAGCGGTCGCGCCATCGCGCCCGCTGGCGCTTCGACGGGCAGCGGAGAGGCACTGGACCTGCGCGACGGCGGCACCGCGTTCGGCGGTCTCGACGTGACCAACGCGCTGTCGAATGTCAACGGCGAAATCGCGAGAGCGCTCGAAGGACGCGATGTACGCGACCAGGCTGCCATCGACGCCAGTCTGGTCGCCCTGGACGGGACGCCCAACCGTAGCCGCCTTGGGGGCAATGCGATCGTCGCGACTTCGATGGCTGTCCTGCATGCGGCCGCTGCAGCCAGCAGGCAGCCGTTATGGCGCTATCTCGCCGGCAACCGCCCCGTGCGTCTGCCGCTGCCGGAGATTCAGATCTTCGGGGGCGGCGCGCACGCGGCGCGCCGTGTCGATGTGCAGGACTTCATGATCATGTGCCCCGCTGCCGGCAGCTTCACCGAAGCGCTGGAGTGGACGGCGGAGGTATACCGGGCAGCCGGTGCATTGATGAAGGATGCGGGCAAGCTTCAGGGCGTGGCGGACGAAGGCGGCTACTGGCCCGCGTTCGATTGCAATGAAGACGCCCTTGACACGCTGATGCGGGCCATCGCCGATACGGGACTGCAACCCGGCAAGCAGGTCGGCATCTCGCTCGATATCGCCGCGTCTGAATTCGGCCGCGATGGACACTACACACTGGCGCTCGATGGCAGGACCCTCGGCACGGATCAGATGATCGACATGCTGGGGCGCTGGCTGGACACCTACCCGATCCTGTCGATTGAAGATCCGCTTGCGGAAGACGACCTGGAAGGCTTCAGGCACTTCTCGCAATCATATGGTTCGCGTTGCCAGATCATCGGCGACGACTTTCTTGTAACCAATGCGGATCGGGTCAAAGCCGCGGCAACGCAAGGTACGTTGAATGCCGTGCTCATCAAGCCCAATCAGGCAGGCACGGTAACGGAAGCCCAGGAGGCCCTGCAGGCCGGCAAGACGGCAGGATTCGGCACGATCGTATCGGCACGTTCCGGCGAAACCGAAGACGTCACCATCGCTCATTTGTCCGTTGGCTGGGACGCGGGACAGCTCAAGGTCGGTTCGTTTTCGCGCTCCGAACGGATGGCCAAATGGAACGAAGTATTGCGAATTGAGGAGGCGCTGGGACCGCAAGCTCGCTTCTGCGGATGGTCCGCCCTGCCTTTCACTGACCGCCCACATTAG